In Virgibacillus sp. NKC19-16, a single genomic region encodes these proteins:
- a CDS encoding glycosyltransferase, translating into MIFVCVGSRKFQFDRLLRELDQLVSKGLLEEEVFGQIGQSNFVPENFAWKQFLSAEEFTKYQNKADIIISHGGQVL; encoded by the coding sequence TTGATATTTGTATGTGTCGGATCCAGGAAATTTCAATTTGATAGACTACTTAGAGAGTTAGACCAATTAGTGTCTAAAGGTTTACTGGAGGAAGAAGTGTTTGGGCAGATAGGACAATCAAACTTCGTTCCGGAAAATTTTGCTTGGAAACAATTCTTATCAGCTGAAGAATTTACAAAATACCAAAACAAAGCAGATATAATAATATCTCACGGGGGACAGGTGCTTTAG
- a CDS encoding EpsG family protein has product MTNEMWSGLLFYAAIAAVTAAFADLSVRRSSKPLNIFFTILAILTPSLFAGLRYGIGTDYSNYLEGFFEINSPIFDVDTEYLFLGINKIVGYLGLDFQFVLFITSFITTLFIYLALKRYKASLNIGIGMFVYMMMYYQISFNAIQQIAAMAILLFSIHYINERKFIKFTLLVVIAVGFHETAILFYPLYFLHFLYGTSKHTLLKVLSFSGLIVLMINFSAVLFPIASSIDSLSYYANSYLDSDREFELGLGILFRTLPFIIAGIIFRKDIKSNKDMIFIFNVVIIGCISLLTSYGSVNFTERISYYFLSSLIIFVPFIYRLSAIKKKRYIGFLVIFSVIGLWFMDFIYLGRNETIPYEWILNN; this is encoded by the coding sequence ATGACAAATGAAATGTGGAGTGGTTTACTTTTTTATGCTGCAATTGCAGCAGTTACAGCTGCATTTGCAGATTTATCTGTTAGAAGGTCGTCGAAACCGTTAAATATATTTTTTACGATACTAGCTATATTAACCCCTTCATTATTTGCAGGGCTACGGTATGGAATAGGGACTGACTATTCTAATTATTTAGAGGGTTTTTTTGAGATTAATAGCCCTATTTTTGATGTGGATACTGAATACTTATTTCTTGGAATTAATAAAATTGTAGGATATTTAGGTTTAGACTTTCAATTTGTTTTATTTATTACATCGTTTATAACAACTTTATTCATATATTTAGCGTTGAAAAGATATAAAGCATCATTAAATATAGGGATAGGGATGTTTGTTTATATGATGATGTATTATCAAATATCTTTTAATGCTATACAACAAATAGCTGCAATGGCTATATTGTTATTTTCAATTCACTATATAAATGAAAGGAAATTTATTAAATTTACTTTATTAGTTGTAATCGCTGTGGGATTTCATGAAACAGCTATATTATTTTATCCGTTATACTTTTTACATTTTTTATATGGTACTTCAAAACATACATTACTGAAAGTATTATCTTTTTCCGGATTAATTGTACTAATGATAAATTTCTCTGCAGTTTTATTTCCTATAGCAAGTAGTATCGATTCCCTTTCATATTATGCAAATAGTTATTTAGATTCTGATCGAGAATTTGAATTGGGGCTAGGGATACTTTTTCGAACTTTACCGTTTATAATAGCAGGCATTATTTTTCGAAAAGATATTAAATCAAATAAAGATATGATATTTATATTTAATGTAGTAATAATAGGTTGTATCTCTTTACTAACATCTTATGGGTCAGTCAATTTTACTGAAAGAATCTCTTATTACTTTTTAAGTTCATTAATAATTTTTGTGCCTTTTATTTATAGATTAAGCGCCATAAAGAAAAAAAGGTATATAGGATTTTTAGTTATCTTTTCGGTGATAGGTCTGTGGTTTATGGATTTTATATATTTGGGCAGAAACGAAACAATTCCATATGAGTGGATATTAAATAACTAG
- a CDS encoding glycosyltransferase family 2 protein: MNFSVIIPLYNKEKHIKRALDSLLQQTHQEFEVIVVDDGSTDSSYKEAISVNDPRIKVLRKNNGGVSAARNYGIKQSTFDFIGFLDADDEWKPSFLESVSKLINKYPEAGAYATSYEFKKDKKIKRANINIELADGKSGVVDYFKGTLKDPLISASSVVIKKSVFHDVGFFSRELTRGEDLEMWCRIAFKYHIVFFNEVLSTYFQDADNKITKTKQIYSTSFMSRVESILIEQKNLGNNNFYFEEYMITRIMNKVSYLIGIRRNKEARKLLWKYKHTKYNKKKWLKNYILSFRPFYLLYQNIK, encoded by the coding sequence ATGAACTTTTCAGTTATTATCCCTTTATATAACAAAGAAAAACATATAAAAAGAGCTCTTGATTCATTATTGCAACAAACTCATCAGGAATTTGAAGTTATTGTTGTGGATGACGGATCAACAGATTCGAGTTATAAAGAAGCAATAAGTGTAAATGATCCAAGGATAAAGGTATTAAGAAAGAATAACGGTGGTGTATCAGCAGCTCGGAATTATGGTATAAAGCAATCAACATTTGACTTTATTGGTTTTTTAGATGCTGACGATGAGTGGAAACCCTCATTTTTAGAATCAGTATCTAAATTGATAAATAAATATCCAGAAGCAGGAGCTTATGCAACATCATATGAATTTAAAAAAGATAAAAAAATTAAACGTGCAAACATTAACATAGAACTAGCTGATGGAAAATCAGGTGTAGTGGATTATTTTAAAGGTACTTTAAAAGACCCCTTAATTTCAGCCTCTTCCGTGGTAATTAAGAAAAGTGTCTTTCATGATGTTGGTTTTTTTTCGAGAGAACTAACTAGAGGAGAAGATTTGGAAATGTGGTGTCGTATAGCCTTTAAATACCATATCGTATTTTTCAATGAGGTATTATCTACCTATTTTCAGGATGCCGATAATAAGATAACAAAAACTAAACAAATCTATTCGACATCCTTTATGAGTCGAGTTGAAAGTATATTGATTGAACAGAAAAACTTAGGGAATAACAATTTTTACTTTGAAGAGTATATGATAACTAGGATAATGAATAAGGTTAGTTATTTAATTGGAATCAGAAGAAATAAAGAAGCTAGAAAACTTTTATGGAAATACAAGCATACTAAATATAATAAAAAGAAATGGCTAAAAAATTATATATTAAGTTTTAGACCTTTTTACTTATTATACCAAAATATAAAGTAA
- a CDS encoding polysaccharide pyruvyl transferase family protein has protein sequence MRKRVMIYAYTNFNLGDDLFIKILCERYPETNFILYAPNEYKYSLERLENVSVCPSDNFFIRLFNFGMRILKVNFSLRKLIARKSDAIVHIGGSIFIQKGPWNGIPRDKQNFANKPYYVLGANFGPFHDQEYYKDHYELFKQYTDVCFRDSYSYELFKDLSNIRLADDIVFQLNKLQPVKVEKKIIISIIKPSFRKELSGYDEIYYQRIKDIAVYFVEKGYQVTLMSFCEKEGDQEAVEEILQLIPDDTKNNVNKYFYRFNLEEALDVIGSSSFVIATRFHAMILGWVYNKPVFPIAYSKKMNHVMKDLSYKGSYIDLKEINNLRPADVYESMNTNYVNISDQAKDAENHFKKLDEYLLNSNA, from the coding sequence ATGCGGAAAAGAGTAATGATATATGCTTATACAAATTTTAATTTAGGTGATGACTTATTTATTAAAATATTATGTGAAAGATATCCAGAAACCAATTTTATTCTGTATGCACCTAATGAATATAAATACAGTTTAGAAAGGTTGGAAAATGTTTCTGTCTGTCCAAGTGATAATTTCTTTATTAGATTATTTAATTTTGGGATGAGAATATTAAAAGTGAATTTTTCTCTCCGAAAATTAATTGCTCGTAAGTCTGATGCCATTGTTCATATTGGTGGTTCTATTTTTATACAAAAAGGCCCTTGGAATGGAATACCACGAGACAAACAAAATTTTGCTAATAAACCTTATTACGTTTTGGGAGCAAATTTCGGTCCATTTCATGATCAAGAGTATTATAAAGACCACTATGAATTATTTAAGCAGTATACTGACGTCTGTTTTCGTGATAGTTATTCCTATGAACTTTTTAAGGACTTAAGTAATATTCGATTGGCAGATGATATTGTTTTCCAACTAAATAAACTACAACCGGTTAAAGTGGAAAAAAAGATTATTATCTCTATCATAAAACCTTCATTTAGAAAAGAACTTTCTGGTTATGATGAAATTTATTATCAACGGATTAAAGATATAGCAGTATACTTTGTGGAAAAAGGATATCAAGTGACATTAATGTCCTTTTGTGAAAAAGAAGGTGACCAAGAAGCAGTAGAGGAAATATTACAGCTGATTCCTGATGACACTAAGAATAATGTGAATAAGTATTTTTATAGATTTAACCTAGAAGAAGCTTTAGATGTTATTGGGTCTTCATCATTTGTGATAGCCACAAGATTTCATGCAATGATATTAGGTTGGGTCTATAACAAGCCGGTCTTTCCAATTGCGTATAGTAAAAAGATGAATCATGTTATGAAAGACTTATCTTACAAGGGTTCATATATAGATTTAAAAGAAATAAATAATTTAAGACCTGCTGATGTTTATGAAAGTATGAACACAAATTATGTTAACATATCAGATCAGGCAAAAGATGCTGAAAACCATTTCAAAAAACTTGATGAGTATCTGTTAAATTCAAATGCATAG
- the pssD gene encoding PssD/Cps14F family polysaccharide biosynthesis glycosyltransferase yields the protein MTKKRKTPKICLISSSGGHFEQLKMLDVLSENYDVFWVTENADYGVSADYLMRQTRPSRIANLIIMIFNFMLAIKIWMKERPDYVITTGTLVALPMAILAKVFKKKLVFIETFARIYDGTRAGKLMYKHADLFIVQWESLKEIYPEAVFGGSIY from the coding sequence ATGACAAAAAAAAGAAAAACACCTAAAATTTGCTTAATTTCATCTTCTGGAGGCCATTTTGAGCAGCTTAAAATGTTAGATGTATTATCCGAGAATTATGATGTTTTTTGGGTAACTGAGAATGCTGATTATGGGGTCTCAGCGGACTACTTAATGAGACAAACTCGTCCAAGCAGAATAGCAAATTTAATTATAATGATATTTAATTTTATGTTAGCTATTAAAATATGGATGAAAGAACGTCCTGATTATGTTATTACTACAGGCACATTGGTTGCTTTACCAATGGCAATTTTAGCAAAGGTCTTCAAAAAAAAGCTAGTATTTATAGAAACGTTTGCCCGAATATATGATGGTACAAGAGCAGGTAAACTAATGTATAAACATGCAGATTTATTTATCGTACAATGGGAAAGCCTTAAAGAGATATACCCTGAAGCAGTGTTTGGAGGGAGTATATATTGA
- a CDS encoding lipopolysaccharide biosynthesis protein yields MGNIIKKLMKSKFVRDVFIMATGTAGAQAVTVALSPIITRLYGPEAFGVMGTFTALTQIIIPVAALTYPIAIVLPKSDKNAKSLIKLSLYITLTIATITTLILLFFNNTIVNVFQIEEIAPFLYLIPLVIIFAGVMQVTEQWLIRTNQFSINAKANFMQSVITNGSKAGIGFIYPVASVLVVLQAAGNAIKAFIMIMFVRKSSYKGETKPQEENYSVKELAKKYKDFPIYRAPQTFLGAFSESLPILLLTTFFGPASAGYYSIGRTVLGLPSRLIGQSIGDVFYPRISKAANNGENISDLIVKATLSLGAIGIIPFGIVIIFGPWLFEFVFGSGWDVAGEYARWISLTSFAVFMNKPSVRSMPVLNAQRLHLIYTIILVATRGLALVVGFYVFKSDIMAIALFGISSVILNIFLFIITLYIGKRFAKIE; encoded by the coding sequence ATGGGAAATATAATCAAAAAACTAATGAAATCAAAATTTGTAAGAGATGTATTTATCATGGCTACGGGAACAGCTGGAGCTCAGGCTGTAACGGTGGCTCTATCTCCTATCATAACTAGGCTGTATGGCCCTGAAGCATTTGGTGTGATGGGGACTTTTACTGCCTTGACACAGATCATCATTCCAGTTGCGGCTTTGACATACCCTATAGCTATAGTCTTACCAAAGAGTGATAAAAATGCCAAGAGTTTAATAAAATTATCTTTATATATTACCTTGACTATAGCAACTATTACAACTTTAATTCTATTATTTTTTAATAATACTATTGTGAATGTTTTTCAGATAGAAGAGATTGCTCCTTTCTTATACTTAATACCATTGGTTATTATATTTGCTGGAGTCATGCAGGTAACTGAACAATGGCTTATTCGGACAAATCAATTTTCAATAAACGCGAAAGCAAACTTTATGCAGTCGGTTATTACAAATGGAAGTAAAGCAGGTATAGGTTTTATTTATCCAGTTGCTTCAGTTTTAGTTGTTCTACAAGCCGCTGGCAATGCAATAAAGGCGTTTATAATGATAATGTTTGTAAGAAAGTCTAGTTATAAGGGTGAAACAAAGCCACAGGAAGAGAACTATTCTGTAAAAGAGCTCGCTAAAAAATATAAGGACTTTCCAATATATAGAGCTCCACAGACCTTTTTGGGAGCTTTTTCAGAAAGTCTACCCATCCTTCTATTAACGACTTTTTTTGGCCCGGCATCAGCTGGTTATTATAGTATAGGAAGGACAGTATTAGGATTACCTTCAAGGCTTATTGGACAGTCAATAGGAGATGTGTTTTACCCTCGTATATCTAAAGCGGCCAACAATGGAGAAAATATAAGTGATTTGATAGTAAAAGCTACCTTATCGCTTGGGGCTATAGGAATTATTCCTTTTGGAATTGTAATTATTTTTGGCCCGTGGCTGTTTGAATTCGTATTTGGTTCTGGCTGGGATGTGGCAGGTGAATATGCAAGGTGGATTTCACTTACATCTTTTGCAGTGTTTATGAACAAACCTAGTGTTAGGTCAATGCCTGTTTTGAATGCACAACGATTACACTTGATATATACTATCATACTTGTTGCGACTCGCGGTTTAGCTCTTGTTGTAGGTTTCTACGTCTTTAAAAGTGACATTATGGCAATAGCACTATTTGGGATATCAAGTGTAATATTAAACATTTTTCTATTTATAATAACATTATATATAGGTAAAAGATTTGCTAAGATAGAATGA
- a CDS encoding SDR family NAD(P)-dependent oxidoreductase: MVQNTINTNKTYLVTGAAGFIGYYLSKTLLEQGCKVIGIDNINNYYDVNLKQTRLEQLEPYEKFKFVKGDISDKEMVTSLFEEYKPNIVINLAAQAGVRYSIENPDVYIQSNIIGFYNILEACRHNPVDHLVYASSSSVYGANKKVPFEESDFVDNPVSLYASTKKSNELMAHTYSHLYNIPATGLRFFTVYGPMGRPDMAYFGFANKYFNDEPINIFNNGDFENDLYRDFTYIDDIVEGIERLLNTPPVGEVQHKVYNIGNNSPEKLMVFINALEKALSNALGRDVEFEKEFESIKPGDVPATYASTELLQEAVGFKPETSIEGGLQQFADWYVEYYEID; this comes from the coding sequence ATGGTTCAGAACACAATAAATACAAACAAAACCTACCTAGTAACTGGAGCAGCAGGTTTTATTGGTTACTATTTATCTAAGACACTATTAGAACAGGGATGCAAAGTCATAGGCATTGATAACATTAATAATTATTATGATGTAAATCTTAAACAAACTCGTTTGGAGCAACTTGAACCTTATGAGAAGTTCAAGTTTGTGAAAGGTGATATTTCGGATAAGGAAATGGTTACAAGCCTTTTTGAGGAGTACAAGCCCAATATTGTAATAAATCTAGCAGCACAAGCAGGAGTTCGGTATTCCATAGAGAATCCAGATGTATATATTCAAAGCAACATTATTGGATTTTACAATATCCTTGAAGCATGCAGGCATAACCCTGTAGATCACCTTGTATACGCTTCGTCAAGTTCTGTTTATGGTGCAAATAAAAAAGTCCCATTTGAAGAGTCTGATTTCGTGGACAATCCAGTTTCACTGTATGCATCCACTAAAAAGTCAAATGAATTAATGGCTCATACGTATAGCCATCTGTATAATATTCCAGCTACAGGACTTCGTTTCTTTACGGTCTACGGCCCAATGGGAAGACCGGATATGGCATATTTTGGATTTGCAAATAAATATTTTAATGATGAACCAATTAACATATTTAATAACGGAGATTTCGAGAATGATCTTTATCGGGATTTTACTTATATCGATGACATTGTAGAAGGAATTGAACGTTTATTAAATACTCCTCCTGTAGGTGAAGTGCAACATAAGGTATATAACATCGGAAATAATAGCCCAGAGAAATTAATGGTGTTTATTAATGCGTTGGAAAAAGCTTTGAGTAATGCTTTAGGAAGAGATGTGGAATTTGAGAAGGAGTTTGAATCTATTAAGCCAGGAGATGTGCCAGCAACATATGCATCGACTGAACTGTTGCAGGAGGCTGTAGGGTTTAAGCCGGAGACATCGATTGAGGGAGGACTCCAGCAATTTGCCGATTGGTATGTGGAGTATTATGAGATAGACTAA
- a CDS encoding VanZ family protein: MSIRKMISWTAVILMMVLLFSLSNQPSIKSNVLSEGITDNIVLTIETIMPNFNIDRYSFNIMLRKSAHFFAYLILGIIVIYALRRSGVRGYRSIVLALGICVLFAIVDEVHQLFVPGRSGQVRDVVIDGAGAIVGVGLYLIVGSVVKHIN; this comes from the coding sequence ATGAGCATAAGAAAAATGATTTCCTGGACAGCAGTAATACTTATGATGGTATTACTCTTCTCCCTATCCAACCAACCATCGATCAAGTCAAATGTACTTAGTGAAGGAATAACGGATAATATCGTACTAACTATCGAGACGATTATGCCTAATTTTAATATAGACAGATACAGTTTCAACATCATGTTAAGAAAGAGTGCCCACTTCTTTGCCTATTTAATACTTGGAATAATTGTGATATATGCTTTAAGGAGAAGTGGGGTACGTGGATACCGGAGCATTGTTTTGGCGCTAGGGATTTGTGTCCTCTTCGCCATAGTAGACGAAGTACATCAGTTATTTGTTCCCGGTAGAAGCGGACAAGTTAGGGATGTGGTCATTGATGGTGCTGGGGCGATTGTTGGGGTGGGGTTGTATTTGATTGTTGGTAGTGTGGTTAAACATATAAATTAA
- a CDS encoding glycosyltransferase, with protein MKEICVITNKYPNPIEKNVLVFVQQLVWTFADLDVRCTVICPVPININPKYMQIPFKTYEKTENGATIEVYFPKYIGFGQSDILGFNPARITTKTFEGAVDKVIKEIDKTPDVVYGHFVTPAGIVAARIGRKYNIPSFMAYGESTPRTIEHFGYKQVRKELSSLDGVIAVSTHSKEILQSVNAVEEKKVKIFPNGYRKERFYPRNTVESRKKFGLPEDKFIVGFVGSFDHRKGIKRLLDAVEEVDDVYVICAGKGELTPSSNRCLYNGPVNNEELPYFYSAADIFVLPTLNEGCCNAIIEAMACGLPIISSDLPFNDDILDDTCSIRVDPLSINEIKAGIEELKNNKQKTQWLINGSLEKAKSLTIKERAQKIINFTSQKVKSK; from the coding sequence TTGAAGGAAATTTGCGTGATTACAAATAAATATCCTAATCCAATAGAAAAGAATGTATTAGTGTTTGTGCAACAACTTGTCTGGACATTTGCTGATTTAGATGTTAGATGTACTGTGATTTGTCCTGTGCCTATTAATATTAATCCTAAATACATGCAAATCCCGTTTAAAACTTATGAAAAGACAGAAAATGGCGCTACTATAGAAGTTTACTTTCCAAAATATATAGGTTTTGGACAAAGTGATATATTAGGTTTCAATCCCGCTCGTATAACTACTAAAACATTTGAAGGCGCTGTTGATAAAGTTATAAAGGAAATCGATAAAACACCTGATGTAGTTTATGGTCACTTTGTAACCCCTGCTGGAATTGTTGCAGCAAGAATAGGTCGTAAATATAATATTCCTTCTTTTATGGCTTATGGCGAATCAACACCAAGAACAATAGAGCATTTTGGTTATAAACAAGTAAGGAAGGAATTATCATCACTCGATGGAGTTATTGCTGTTTCAACTCATAGTAAGGAAATACTTCAATCAGTAAATGCAGTTGAAGAAAAAAAGGTCAAAATTTTCCCGAATGGATACCGTAAAGAACGATTTTATCCTCGCAATACAGTTGAATCTCGAAAGAAATTTGGCCTTCCGGAGGATAAATTTATTGTAGGTTTTGTTGGCAGTTTTGATCACCGCAAAGGAATAAAAAGACTTCTTGATGCCGTTGAAGAAGTTGATGATGTATATGTTATATGTGCGGGAAAAGGTGAATTAACTCCAAGTAGTAATAGATGTCTATATAATGGACCAGTAAATAATGAGGAATTACCGTATTTTTATAGTGCTGCTGATATTTTTGTACTCCCTACCCTTAACGAAGGATGTTGTAATGCGATTATAGAAGCTATGGCCTGTGGGTTACCCATTATCTCTTCTGATTTACCTTTTAATGATGATATATTGGATGATACCTGCTCAATTAGGGTAGATCCATTAAGTATAAATGAAATCAAAGCTGGAATAGAGGAATTGAAAAATAATAAGCAAAAAACACAATGGCTTATTAATGGTAGTTTAGAGAAGGCAAAGTCACTTACAATAAAGGAAAGAGCACAAAAAATTATTAATTTTACAAGTCAAAAAGTCAAATCAAAATAA
- a CDS encoding ATP-grasp fold amidoligase family protein, which translates to MSMAIKVLKYIKNPLNLVGLLGARGFLNWVPDKLYLKVIFRAKTGKKLNLDNPRSYNEKLQWFKVYDRKEEYCKYVDKYEVRSYVSRKLGQDYLIPVIGVYDSVEEIDWNALPNQFVLKCTHGSGTNIICNNKEELDINASKKMLNRWMKKNWYWYGREWPYKNVRPRIICEKYMVDESGTELKDYKIFCFNGEPKLIQVDFGRFTEHKRHLYSTDWEFIDAEINHIPNNPSIIPKPRSLDEMLRCAGIISKYIPQVRVDFYSINNQIYFGEMTFSHHSGFAKFEPESLEMQMGEWIKLPN; encoded by the coding sequence ATGTCAATGGCGATAAAGGTATTGAAATATATTAAAAATCCTTTAAATTTGGTAGGCCTCTTAGGGGCAAGAGGATTTTTAAATTGGGTTCCCGATAAATTGTATTTAAAAGTTATATTTAGAGCCAAAACAGGGAAAAAGCTTAATTTAGATAATCCTAGGTCGTATAATGAAAAGTTACAATGGTTTAAAGTGTATGACCGGAAAGAAGAATACTGTAAATATGTCGATAAATATGAGGTTAGATCTTATGTTAGTAGAAAATTAGGTCAAGATTATCTAATTCCTGTTATTGGAGTGTATGATAGTGTTGAGGAAATTGATTGGAACGCACTTCCCAATCAATTTGTACTAAAATGCACACACGGGTCGGGTACAAATATAATTTGTAATAATAAAGAGGAATTAGATATTAACGCTTCTAAAAAAATGTTAAATAGGTGGATGAAAAAAAATTGGTATTGGTATGGAAGAGAATGGCCATATAAAAATGTAAGACCTCGAATAATCTGTGAAAAATATATGGTTGATGAATCTGGAACCGAATTAAAGGATTACAAAATATTTTGCTTTAATGGTGAACCAAAATTAATTCAAGTGGATTTTGGTCGTTTTACTGAACACAAACGTCACCTTTACTCAACGGATTGGGAGTTTATTGATGCTGAAATAAATCACATCCCAAATAATCCTTCTATTATTCCTAAACCGAGAAGTCTAGATGAAATGCTACGGTGTGCAGGTATAATTTCTAAATATATACCACAAGTAAGAGTTGACTTTTATTCCATTAATAACCAAATTTATTTTGGTGAAATGACTTTTAGTCATCATTCTGGGTTTGCAAAATTCGAACCGGAAAGTTTAGAAATGCAAATGGGAGAATGGATAAAACTGCCAAATTAA